Proteins found in one Saccharomyces kudriavzevii IFO 1802 strain IFO1802 genome assembly, chromosome: 11 genomic segment:
- the SKDI11G1490 gene encoding uncharacterized protein (similar to Saccharomyces cerevisiae YKL063C; ancestral locus Anc_2.599), with amino-acid sequence MQGDIRRKKDLLPRYKTGSKYNSRRKGGFLTTPMKKIMIYILLLCGVYYVVQLSSSDSKKETIIELESHSSDTSTSNSEHSNVAAGGANDANNKQQQQAKVPKEKFNNEVAKQQEVKNLENDLKPQVGSEKQKQINKDKKEQKQQLQKEKQDLAKEKSANNEILDN; translated from the coding sequence atgcAAGGTGATATcaggagaaaaaaagatcttttaCCTCGTTATAAAACAGGAAGCAAGTACAATTCTAGGAGGAAGGGCGGTTTCCTGACCACcccgatgaagaagattatgaTATACATTTTACTGCTATGTGGTGTGTATTATGTTGTACAACTTTCCTCTTCcgattcaaaaaaagaaaccatcATCGAGTTGGAAAGTCATTCCTCTGATACATCTACAAGTAATAGCGAGCATAGTAACGTTGCAGCGGGAGGTGCAAATGATGCGAACAATaagcagcaacagcaagCTAAAGTACCCAAGGAAAAGTTTAATAACGAAGTCGCCAAGCAACAAGAAGTAAAGAATCTAGAAAATGACTTAAAACCCCAGGTTGGTtcagaaaagcaaaagcaaATTAACAAAGACAAGAAGGAGCAAAAGCAGCAActccaaaaagaaaaacaagatctggccaaagaaaaatccgCCAATAACGAAATACTCGATAATTAA
- the MSN4 gene encoding stress-responsive transcriptional activator MSN4 (similar to Saccharomyces cerevisiae MSN4 (YKL062W) and MSN2 (YMR037C); ancestral locus Anc_2.598), translated as MLAFGSNNNFVRHTNSKKQEDPSMMNGPNGLMDPTLNTASGSASSSNGNSANNSISSPEYTFGQFSMESPRRTDVTNTPILTATTNTTANNSLMNLKDTADLSTNWKWRNSNNVQFLNGSNDNRNENGDDKRYTSVATPQALNEELKNLEQLEKEFSPTNFNNDSQFNENIELSPHQHIISPNANPLGAEASIYSNLFLDAKLPNNVNSSTGLNDNYYNLNESNNDNSNSMQSILEDFVSSEEALKFMPDAGRDTRRYSEVVTSSFPCMTDSRNSISHSIEFWNMNHKSSNSGKPVQQIIPEDTTTERRGSTISPTTTINNSNPSFKLLDHDVSQALSGYTMDFSKDSGITKPRSTSSSSNRISHSSGNTRQQRASLPLIHDIESFANDSVMTNTLSDSASFFSEENEDDAYSSLNYNSLDAAAMSSYDNNVDPFNILKSSPAQDQQFIKPSMMLSENASAAAKLATSGVDNITPTPAFHRKSYDISMNSSFKLLPTNQVRHAAQHSHHHQQQSSKQASVSPSTKRRKSSTVTLSPTISHSNSSGKVPIQPRKRKSITTIDPNNYDKNKPFKCKDCEKAFRRSEHLKRHIRSVHSTERPFACMFCEKKFSRSDNLSQHLKTHKKHGDF; from the coding sequence atgcTAGCTTTCGGATCTAATAACAATTTTGTTCGTCACACAAACAGcaagaaacaagaagatcCGTCCATGATGAACGGGCCAAACGGGTTGATGGACCCTACGTTAAATACAGCCAGCGGTTCTGCCTCTTCGTCTAATGGTAACTCTGCCAATAATAGTATATCTTCACCAGAGTACACTTTTGGGCAATTCTCAATGGAATCTCCTCGCAGAACAGACGTCACTAATACCCCAATTCTAACGGCAACAACCAACACAACCGCTAATAATAGTCTGATGAATCTAAAAGATACTGCGGATTTGTCTACAAATTGGAAATGGAGGAATTCCAATAATGTGCAGTTCTTGAACGGAAGTAACGATAACAGAAACGAAAATGGTGATGATAAAAGATATACCTCGGTGGCTACCCCACAAGCTTTAAATGAGGAACTGAAGAACTTGGAACAACTGGAGAAAGAATTTTCTCCAACGAATTTCAACAACGATAGTCAGTTCAATGAAAACATAGAACTCTCACCCCATCAACACATAATTTCTCCTAATGCTAACCCCCTTGGGGCAGAAGCTTCCATATATTCTAATTTGTTCCTAGATGCTAAACTGCCAAACAATGTTAACAGTTCAACAGGATTGAACGACAATTACTACAATTTGAATGAAagtaataatgataatagtAATAGCATGCAATCAATCTTGGAGGATTTTGTATCTTCAGAAGAGGCATTGAAGTTTATGCCGGACGCTGGGCGCGACACAAGAAGATACAGCGAGGTGGTTACATCCTCCTTTCCTTGTATGACGGATTCCAGAAATTCCATCTCGCATTCAATAGAGTTCTGGAATATGAATCATAAAAGTAGTAACAGTGGAAAGCCCGTTCAACAAATCATACCTGAAGACACTACTACGGAAAGGCGCGGATCGACCATCTCACCAACTACCACCATAAACAACTCCAACCCAAGCTTTAAATTGTTAGATCACGACGTCTCTCAGGCTTTGAGTGGTTATACTATGGATTTTTCCAAGGATTCTGGTATTACAAAACCAAGGAGtacttcctcttcttccaatcGCATCTCCCATAGCAGTGGCAATACAAGACAACAACGCGCTTCTTTGCCCTTGATTCACGACATTGAATCTTTTGCAAATGACTCTGTAATGACTAATACACTTTCTGATTCAGCATCCTTTTTCTCagaggaaaatgaagacgACGCTTACAGTTCACTAAATTATAACAGCTTAGACGCTGCTGCTATGTCATCGTACGACAATAATGTAGACCCATTCAACATTCTAAAATCTTCTCCCGCTCAGGATCAACAATTCATTAAACCTTCCATGATGCTATCCGAAAATGCTTCAGCTGCGGCTAAACTAGCGACTTCTGGTGTAGATAACATTACACCTACGCCAGCTTTCCATAGAAAAAGCTATGATATTTCTATGaattcttcattcaaaCTACTTCCTACTAATCAGGTTCGCCACGCTGCTCAGCATTCTCATCATCACCAACAACAATCTTCTAAACAGGCATCCGTAAGCCCAAGcacaaaaagaagaaagtcGTCAACCGTTACTTTGAGCCCAACTATTTCTCATAGCAATAGCAGTGGTAAGGTTCCCATCCAACCTCGGAAAAGGAAAtccatcactaccattgATCCAAACAACTATGATAAAAACAAACCTTTCAAGTGCAAAGACTGCGAGAAGGCATTCAGACGCAGTGAGCATTTGAAAAGGCATATTAGATCCGTTCACTCAACGGAACGTCCCTTCGCTTGCATGTTCTGTGAGAAAAAGTTCAGTAGAAGTGACAATTTATCACAACATCTAAAAACACACAAAAAGCACGGGGATTTTTAG
- the BLI1 gene encoding Bli1p (similar to Saccharomyces cerevisiae BLI1 (YKL061W); ancestral locus Anc_2.572) codes for MGEQNNLCYDVEKLVNSLQEAFDLDCAQGVSLFTSKSRSNEAWLEELERRFKLKDDVELDEVENLKTEINIKLGILEDKVSYFERLCKEFEEFQNEMKIKTVVNNRRQSQIPK; via the coding sequence ATGGGAGAACAAAACAACCTATGTTATGACGTGGAGAAACTGGTAAATTCTCTGCAGGAGGCTTTCGATCTGGATTGCGCTCAAGGTGTATCACTTTTTACTAGTAAATCAAGAAGTAATGAGGCATGGTTGGAAGAATTAGAAAGGAGATTCAAATTAAAGGATGATGTTGAGCTCGATGAGgtggaaaatttaaaaaCTGAGATTAATATAAAATTGGGTATTCTGGAAGACAAGGTAAGCTATTTTGAAAGGCTCTGCAAAGAATTCGAGGAGTTCCAGAATGAAATGAAGATTAAAACTGTTGTAAATAACAGAAGACAATCGCAAATTCcaaaataa
- the FBA1 gene encoding fructose-bisphosphate aldolase FBA1 (similar to Saccharomyces cerevisiae FBA1 (YKL060C); ancestral locus Anc_2.577): MGIEQILKRKTGVIVGEDVHNLFTYAKQHKFAIPAINVTSSSTAVAALEAARDNKSPIILQTSNGGAAYFAGKGISNEGQNASIKGSIAAAHYIRSIAPAYGIPVVLHSDHCAKKLLPWFDGMLEADEAYFKEHGEPLFSSHMLDLSEESDDENIGTCVKYFKRMAVMGQWLEMEIGITGGEEDGVNNENAEKDDLYTKPEQVYNVYKALSPISPNFSIAAAFGNCHGLYAGDIALRPEILADHQKYTREQTGSKEEKPLFLVFHGGSGSTVQEFHTGIDNGVVKVNLDTDCQYAYLTGIRDYVLNKKDYIMSPVGNPEGPEKPNKKFFDPRVWVREGEKTMTAKISSSLKTFRTTNTL, from the coding sequence atgggTATTGAACAAATTTTAAAGAGAAAGACCGGTGTCATCGTTGGTGAAGATGTCCACAACTTATTCACTTATGCTAAGCAACACAAGTTTGCTATTCCAGCTATCAACGttacttcttcttctactgCCGTCGCCGCTTTAGAAGCTGCTAGAGACAACAAGTCCCCAATCATTTTGCAAACCTCTAACGGTGGTGCCGCTTACTTCGCTGGTAAGGGTATCTCTAACGAAGGTCAAAATGCTTCCATCAAGGGTTCTATCGCTGCTGCCCACTACATCAGATCTATTGCTCCAGCTTACGGTATCCCAGTCGTTTTACACTCTGACCATTGTGCCAAGAAATTGTTGCCATGGTTCGATGGTATGTTGGAAGCTGATGAAGCTTACTTCAAGGAACACGGTGAACCATTGTTCTCCTCCCATATGTTGGATTTGTCCGAAGAATccgatgatgaaaacattggCACTTGTGTCAAGTACTTCAAGAGAATGGCCGTTATGGGCCAATGGTTAGAAATGGAAATCGGTATTACCGGtggtgaagaagatggtGTTAACAACGAAAACGCTGAAAAGGATGACTTATACACCAAGCCAGAACAAGTTTACAACGTCTACAAGGCTTTGAGCCCAATCTCTCCAAACTTTTCCATTGCTGCTGCCTTCGGTAACTGTCATGGTTTGTACGCTGGTGACATCGCTTTGAGACCAGAAATTTTGGCTGATCACCAAAAGTACACCAGAGAACAAACTGGTtccaaggaagaaaagccaTTGTTCTTGGTCTTCCACGGTGGTTCCGGTTCTACCGTCCAAGAATTCCACACTGGTATTGACAACGGTGTTGTCAAGGTTAACTTGGATACTGACTGTCAATACGCTTACTTGACTGGTATCAGAGACTATGTCTTGAACAAGAAGGACTACATAATGTCCCCAGTTGGTAACCCAGAAGGTCCAGAAAAGCCAAACAAGAAGTTCTTCGACCCAAGAGTCTGGGTTAGAGAAGGTGAAAAGACTATGACCGCTAAGATCTCCTCgtctttgaaaactttcCGTACCACTAACACTTTATAA
- the MPE1 gene encoding cleavage polyadenylation factor subunit MPE1 (similar to Saccharomyces cerevisiae MPE1 (YKL059C); ancestral locus Anc_2.579), translated as MSSTIFYRFKSQRNTSRILFDGTGLTVFDLKREIIQENKLGDGTDFQLKVYNPDTEEEYDDDAYVIPRSTSVIVKRSPAIKSFSVHSRLKGNVGAAALGNATRYVTGKPRVLQRKQHTAATTANVSGVTEEERIASMFATQENQWEQTQEEMSAATPVFFKSQANKTAVQENEGPPPPGYMCYRCGGRDHWIKNCPTNSDPNFEGKRIRRTTGIPKKFLKSIEIDPETMTPEEMAQRKIMITDEGKFVVQVEDKQSWEDYQRKRENRQIDGDEGVWRKGHFKDLPDNLKCPLTGGLLRQPVKTSRCCNKDFSKVALEDALVDSDFVCPNCETSDILLDSLMPDEDKQKEVKAFLRKQEELGSNSKDGNQPETKKIKLPDTTGTNGLNNNANPSTSVNNGAAPVPLPFGMPPFPMFPLPFMPPAPTVTNLHQTDMSPKK; from the coding sequence ATGAGTAGTACGATATTCTACCGTTTTAAGTCTCAACGCAACACATCGAGAATTTTATTTGACGGTACTGGCCTGACAGTATTTGATCTAAAGAGGGAAATTATTCAGGAGAACAAACTAGGAGATGGCACTGATTTTCAATTAAAAGTGTATAATCCAgatacagaagaagaatatgacGATGATGCCTATGTTATCCCCAGATCTACGAGTGTGATAGTAAAAAGATCTCCAGCAATAAAATCATTTTCTGTGCATAGCCGCCTCAAAGGGAACGTGGGGGCAGCTGCGCTAGGGAATGCAACAAGGTATGTTACTGGTAAGCCAAGGGTGTTGCAAAGGAAACAGCACACCGCTGCAACCACCGCTAATGTTAGTGGTGTgactgaagaagagagaaTAGCTAGTATGTTTGCGACGCAAGAAAATCAATGGGAACAAACACAAGAGGAAATGTCTGCAGCCACGcctgtttttttcaagtctCAAGCGAATAAGACTGCGGTGCAAGAGAATGAAGGCCCACCACCACCAGGCTACATGTGCTATCGTTGCGGTGGCAGAGATCATTGGATCAAGAATTGTCCGACGAACAGCGATCCAAATTTTGAgggaaaaagaattagaagAACTACCGGTATCCCAAAGAAGTTCCTAAAATCCATCGAAATAGACCCTGAGACGATGACACCGGAGGAAATGGCTCAGCGAAAGATCATGATCACGGACGAGGGAAAATTCGTGGTTCAAGTTGAAGACAAACAGTCATGGGAAGACtatcaaaggaaaagagagaaTAGACAAATTGATGGCGACGAAGGCGTATGGAGGAAAGGACATTTCAAGGATCTACCCGACAATTTGAAATGTCCCCTAACAGGAGGCCTTCTAAGACAGCCCGTAAAGACAAGTAGATGCTGCAACAAGGATTTTTCGAAAGTAGCACTGGAAGACGCATTGGTAGACAGCGACTTTGTATGTCCCAATTGCGAAACTAGCgatattcttcttgattCACTAATGCCCGACGAGGATAAGCAAAAGGAGGTGAAAGCATTTTTGAGGAAGCAGGAAGAATTGGGCAGCAATTCCAAGGATGGTAACCAGCCGGAGACCAAGAAGATTAAACTGCCGGATACCACCGGCACCAACGGCTTGAACAACAATGCCAACCCCTCTACGTCTGTAAATAATGGTGCCGCGCCAGTGCCACTGCCCTTCGGTATGCCACCTTTTCCCATGTTTCCACTGCCCTTCATGCCTCCAGCGCCAACCGTCACAAATCTTCACCAAACAGATATGAGTCCCAAGAAGTGA
- the TOA2 gene encoding transcription initiation factor IIA subunit gamma (similar to Saccharomyces cerevisiae TOA2 (YKL058W); ancestral locus Anc_2.580) has product MAVPGYYELYRRSTIGNSLVDALDTLISDGRIEASLAMRVLETFDKVVAETLKDNTQSKLTVKGNLDTYGFCDDVWTFIVKNCQVTVEDSHHDASQNGSGDSQSVISVDKLRIVACNSKKSE; this is encoded by the coding sequence ATGGCAGTGCCTGGGTATTACGAGCTATATCGTAGAAGTACTATAGGAAACAGTTTGGTGGATGCTCTTGATACTTTGATTAGTGATGGCAGAATAGAAGCTTCGCTGGCTATGCGTGTGTTAGAGACGTTTGACAAAGTTGTCGCAGAAACCTTAAAGGATAATACCCAATCCAAACTGACAGTAAAGGGTAACCTTGACACGTATGGGTTTTGCGATGATGTTTGGACCTTCATTGTGAAGAATTGTCAGGTTACTGTTGAGGACAGCCATCATGATGCTTCCCAGAACGGGTCTGGGGACAGTCAAAGCGTAATTTCTGTAGATAAGTTGAGAATTGTGGCATgtaattcaaaaaaaagcgaATAG
- the NUP120 gene encoding Nup120p (similar to Saccharomyces cerevisiae NUP120 (YKL057C); ancestral locus Anc_2.582) has protein sequence MACLSRIDANLLQYYEKTKPNNIVDLNISNCDNKNRLKDGERSIATSLSQPSGSEYSNCLLLSNSEYICYHVSSKSTLLTFYPLSDAYNGKTINVHLPSASMNQRHTLTIHEVKQQLLVNVILKDGSFLTLRLPLSFLFSSDYTLTGEWFHIQNPYDFTVRVPHFLYFVSPEFSVVFLEDGGLLGLRKIDDLHYEPLLFNDNSYLKSLTRLFSRSSNSDYDGVVSCKLFRERYLIVLTRNCRLKIWDLTSFTLIQDYDIVSPPDLDSSHVGKVEAVGEYLSLYNNTLVTLLPLENGLFQTGTLLVNSNGVLTYTFHNNIPTNLSASAIWSIVDLVLTRPLELNVEASYLNLIVLWKSGSASKLQILNIKDESFKNYEWIESVNKSLVDLQSEHDLDIVAKTGDIERGLCNLKSRYGAQIFERAQKILSENKIIMSHNEDEEYLANLGTILRDVKTAFNEASSITLYGDEIILVNCFQPYSHSFYKLNTTVENWFYNMHSETEGSELFKYLKTLNGFASTLSNDVIRSISRKFLDIITGEMPDSMSISEKFTDIYKSCLENQFEMANLKILFDELNSFDILVVLNDLINNQMKPGIFGKKDFISSIKFDGLTSIISSESLHQLLSVHYRITLQVLLTFILLEFDTNVFGQHLSTLLDLHYKQSLLLHLYRQDKFLLTKVLLKYSSEYSYGVKFFNYGQLISYIDSLNSNVYNSSVTENSFFLAFFETYVIENSSHRDTRFFLENVERPFYVRHNEVQEFMFAMTLFNCGKFDQSYEIFQLHDYPEAINDLLPTFLEDLKSENYRGASIWKNLLRTFEVPYRHSAFYYQLSLLFDKNNSQEFALKCISKSAEYSLREIQIEEPQEFKERQHIHYLNLLIHFKMFEEVLDILRLGHEYLSDTVRTEFFQLLLEKDLYSQDFFSTLLRLCDSYAKNGALFLPTVDIKIVDSVLSQNLGGSEWECFKKVYCFRMLNKSERSAAEVLYQYVLMQSDLIVIEKKKCYLMIINVLSSFDSAYDQWILNSNRVVTLTDLRDELRNL, from the coding sequence ATGGCATGCCTCTCGAGAATTGACGCGAATCTGTTGCAATATTATGAAAAAACTAAACCCAATAACATCGTTGATTTAAATATCAGTAATTGTGATAATAAGAACAGATTGAAGGACGGAGAAAGATCAATTGCCACTTCGCTTTCACAACCCTCTGGAAGCGAATATTCTAACTGCCTGCTCTTGAGTAATTCAGAATATATTTGTTATCatgtttcttcaaaatcaacatTATTGACATTCTATCCTTTGAGTGACGCATATAATGGTAAAACAATCAATGTTCACTTACCAAGTGCTTCTATGAATCAGAGGCATACTCTAACGATACACGAGGTAAAGCAACAATTGCTGGTTAATGTTATCTTGAAGGACGGTTCGTTTTTAACGTTAAGACTACCCCTaagttttttgttttcatcagaTTACACTCTCACCGGAGAGTGGTTTCATATTCAGAACCCCTATGATTTTACAGTTAGAGTTCCTCATTTCCTATACTTTGTATCGCCCGAGTTTTCGGTcgtttttttggaagatggTGGTCTGCTGGGtttgagaaaaattgatgacTTACACTACGAACCTTTACTATTCAACGACAACTCTTACTTGAAAAGTTTAACGAGACTATTTTCCAGAAGTTCTAATTCCGATTATGATGGCGTCGTTAGTTGCAAATTATTCCGCGAAAGATACTTGATTGTCTTGACTCGGAATTGCCGTTTGAAAATTTGGGACCTAACTTCATTTACGCTCATACAAGATTATGATATTGTTTCACCACCAGATTTAGATTCAAGCCATGTCGGAAAAGTGGAAGCGGTCGGAGAATATCTTTCATTATATAACAATACTTTGGTTACACTGTTGCCTCTAGAAAATGGGCTTTTTCAAACAGGTACCTTGTTGGTCAATTCAAATGGTGTTTTGACTTACACATTCCACAATAATATTCCTACTAATCTTTCTGCTTCTGCCATTTGGTCAATTGTGGATCTGGTTCTAACAAGACCATTGGAGTTAAATGTCGAGGCTAGTTATCTAAACCTGATTGTTTTGTGGAAGAGTGGTAGCGCCAGCAAATTACAGATATTAAATATAAAAGAtgaaagtttcaaaaactaCGAATGGATAGAGTCCGTTAATAAGTCTTTGGTAGATTTACAATCCGAGCACGATTTGGATATCGTGGCAAAAACTGGAGATATCGAAAGAGGTTTATGTAATCTAAAATCAAGATATGGTGCCCAAATCTTCGAACGTGCacaaaaaatattgagTGAGAATAAAATTATTATGTCTCATAACGAAGATGAGGAATATTTGGCCAACTTAGGAACGATATTAAGAGATGTGAAAACCGCATTCAATGAAGCTTCTTCTATAACTCTTTATGGTGATGAAATTATTCTTGTTAATTGTTTTCAGCCATATAGTCATTCCTTTTACAAATTGAATACTACTGTGGAAAATTGGTTTTATAACATGCATTCTGAAACTGAGGGTTCCGAGCTGTTTAAATATTTAAAAACACTGAATGGTTTTGCCTCTACACTGTCAAATGATGTAATTAGATCGATCTCTAGGAAATTTCTGGATATAATAACCGGAGAGATGCCTGATTCTATGTctatttctgaaaaatttacagATATTTACAAGAGTTGTTTAGAAAATCAATTTGAAATGGCAAATctaaaaattctttttgatgaattgaaCTCTTTCGATATCTTAGTTGTCTTAAATGATCTGATTAATAACCAAATGAAGCCCGGCATATTTGggaagaaagatttcattTCCTCAATCAAGTTTGATGGTTTGACAAGTATAATTTCCTCAGAATCCCTGCACCAGCTACTCTCTGTACATTATCGAATTACCTTGCAAGTACTGTTAACATTCATCCTGCTGGAATTCGATACCAACGTTTTTGGGCAACATTTATCCACTTTACTGGATTTGCATTATAAGCAATCTTTATTGTTACACCTCTATAGACAAGACAAGTTTTTGTTGACGAAGGTCCTTTTAAAGTATTCATCCGAGTACTCATACGGcgtcaaatttttcaactatGGCCAACTCATTTCCTACATTGATTCTTTAAACTCAAATGTCTATAACTCCTCTGTTACTGAGAACTCATTCTTCTTGGCGTTTTTCGAAACATatgttattgaaaattccTCTCATAGAGATACGAGATTCTTCTTGGAGAACGTTGAACGTCCGTTTTACGTGCGTCACAATGAGGTGCAAGAATTTATGTTTGCCATGACATTATTCAATTGTGGTAAATTTGATCAATCTTatgaaatatttcaattACATGATTATCCGGAAGCTATTAATGATCTATTACCTACATTTCTGGAAGACCTCAAGAGTGAGAATTACCGTGGTGCTAGTATATGGAAAAATCTTTTGCGTACTTTTGAAGTTCCCTATAGACATTCTGCGTTCTATTATCAATTATCTCTTCTATTCGATAAAAATAACAGTCAGGAATTTGCCTTGAAATGCATATCCAAATCAGCAGAGTATTCACTAAGAGAAATCCAAATAGAGGAACCACAAGAGTTTAAAGAAAGACAGCATATTCATTATTTAAATCTTCTAatccatttcaaaatgtttGAAGAGGTCCTTGACATTTTGAGATTGGGTCATGAGTACCTTTCTGATACAGTAAGAACGGAATTTTTCCAACTACTACTAGAAAAGGATCTATAttcacaagattttttcagcaCACTTTTACGCTTATGTGATTCCTATGCGAAGAATGGGGCGCTATTTCTTCCTACAGTAGATATCAAAATAGTGGATAGCGTCTTGTCACAAAATTTAGGAGGCAGCGAATGGGAGTGCTTTAAAAAGGTTTACTGCTTTAGGATGTTAAACAAGAGCGAAAGATCTGCTGCGGAAGTACTATATCAATATGTGTTGATGCAATCTGATCTTATTGTAatcgaaaagaaaaaatgttaTTTAATGATCATCAACGTTTTATCCAGCTTCGATAGTGCATATGACCAATGGATCTTGAACAGTAATAGAGTGGTAACTTTAACTGACTTGAGGGACGAATTGAGGAATCTATAA
- the TMA19 gene encoding Tma19p (similar to Saccharomyces cerevisiae TMA19 (YKL056C); ancestral locus Anc_2.584), which yields MIIYKDIFSNDELLSDAYDAKLVDDVIYEADCAMVNVGNDNIDIGANPSAENGDDDVEEGTEMVNNVVHSFRLQQTAFDKKSFLTYIKGYMKAVKAKLQESNPDEIAKFEKGAQTYVKKVIGSFKDWEFFTGESMDPDAMIVMLNYREDGTTPFVAIWKHGIVEEKI from the coding sequence ATGATTATTTACAAGGATATTTTCTCCAACGACGAATTGTTGTCCGATGCCTACGATGCTAAGTTAGTCGATGACGTTATTTACGAAGCTGACTGTGCTATGGTAAATGTTGGGAATGACAACATTGATATCGGTGCTAACCCATCTGCTGAAAATGGTGACGACgatgttgaagaaggtacTGAAATGGTCAACAACGTTGTCCACTCTTTCCGTTTACAACAAACCGCCTTCGACAAGAAGTCCTTTTTGACCTACATCAAAGGTTACATGAAGGCTGTCAAGGCAAAGTTGCAAGAATCTAACCCAGACGAAATTGCTAAGTTCGAAAAGGGTGCTCAAACTTACGTCAAGAAGGTTATtggttctttcaaagactGGGAATTCTTCACTGGTGAATCCATGGACCCAGACGCCATGATCGTCATGTTGAATTACCGTGAAGATGGTACCACTCCATTTGTTGCCATTTGGAAGCACGGTATCgtggaagaaaagatttAA
- the OAR1 gene encoding 3-oxoacyl-[acyl-carrier-protein] reductase (NADPH) (similar to Saccharomyces cerevisiae OAR1 (YKL055C); ancestral locus Anc_2.585) translates to MHFLPVAMVTGSTRGIGKAISQKLSQEGLSCIMLGSTKETIKRIDIRKDQLASSHQRYCAMAIDFRKWPHWTGCELYDGIEYFQDRPPLEQRYSSLFEPCDKWSSNGYFYYVNLLVNCAGLTQESLSVRTTSSQIQEIMNVNFMSPVTMTNLCVKNMMKSQRKFPELFVKSTRPTIINLSSILQSGEVKVPGTSVYSASKAALSRYTEVLAREMEPRKIRCLTISPGLVKGTDMIRNLSVTSQEELTSAIDTKYVTTPAEVAQQVWSLYNESKLYE, encoded by the coding sequence ATGCATTTCTTGCCCGTCGCGATGGTGACAGGTTCCACTAGGGGCATAGGAAAGGCAATATCTCAAAAATTATCTCAAGAAGGTCTCAGTTGCATAATGCTGGGATCCACTAAAGAAACCATAAAGCGCATTGACATAAGAAAAGACCAATTGGCATCATCACATCAGCGATACTGCGCAATGGCAATTGACTTTAGGAAATGGCCTCACTGGACTGGTTGTGAGCTATATGATGGAATCGAATATTTCCAAGATAGGCCGCCTTTAGAACAGAGATACTCCTCGCTGTTTGAGCCCTGCGACAAGTGGTCAAGTAATGGTTATTTTTACTACGTTAACTTACTGGTCAATTGTGCGGGCTTAACTCAAGAATCACTGAGTGTAAGAACGACTTCTTcccaaattcaagaaataatgaATGTTAACTTTATGAGCCCCGTGACAATGACGAACCTGTGTGTCAAGAACATGATGAAGTCCCAAAGGAAATTTCCCGAACTTTTCGTCAAATCCACTCGACCCACGATTATAAATTTATCCTCCATCTTGCAATCCGGGGAAGTAAAGGTTCCAGGTACGTCTGTTTACTCCGCTTCCAAAGCCGCACTATCCCGATATACAGAGGTGTTGGCCAGGGAAATGGAGCCCAGAAAGATTCGCTGTCTTACGATATCTCCAGGCTTGGTAAAGGGTACGGATATGATACGGAATCTGTCAGTGACATCGCAAGAAGAGCTCACGAGTGCCATTGACACAAAATACGTGACTACACCTGCGGAAGTAGCACAGCAAGTATGGTCTCTATACAATGAATCTAAGCTGTACGAGTAA